The DNA sequence TGGATGTAGTAGCTATGGAATCGGGTATCTAGGTCATAGCCCGTCCATGACATGGGGAGGCCAAACCTGAAGCCCAACAGCTTCAAATAACTCCTTGTTTGGCTCTCGGCCCCATGTTCCCCCAAGTGCTGGACAGTGCCGAGTATGATCTGGTGTCCACCTAGCCCGAATCTGTACTGTGCCTGAGCCTGATAGTAAGGTCTGTGGTAATCGATGTATTGGAACTCCTCTAGGACAAAAGGGGGTGGCGGCGGCATTAAGATCCTAGTGCTTGAATGGAGTAGCATGCTGCCGTCCACCTTCAGGTGGGTGAAGAAAAAGAGCAGGTCGGACTGAGGACCCAAGTGGTGATGGTACCCAAACTCGGTTCTGGTGAGTCGGGTTCGGTTCCATTCATAGGGGTCTGGTGGAGAGTCTACCTCGTATCCTATGTCCCCTGCCTTGGTGTTGGGGTGGGTCATGATGAACATGAGACCGTCTCGGGGGGTGGGGTCCCACTTGAATGCCCCTGCCAGGTCGTTGAACCTGTAGAAGGAGTTTTCCCGCCAGCCACGGGTCTGCTCATAGGAGCCTCCGAGGTTGAATGCCAGGTTGACCGAGGGTATCCCGCCGAATGCCGCAAAACTCGTGGCACGGTGCTGGAAGTTCCCCATGGAACCGCTGAGCTCTCCGTTGATGCTTGGTCTCTCGAAGAAGGAAGTATAGTCGTTGAAGGTATTGAAGGAGTTGGAGTTGGCAGGCATGAGGAGTTGGCCCTGAAGTAGTTCGCTAGAACCAGCCCCACCTCTTCCCTCCATAGCAAGGAGGGCACCGGAGAGGAATATATGGCCAGCGAAATTGGTGTAGTCCTGTTTGACCGAGGCCATGGCCTTGTTCTTGGCCCATGACAAGAGGCCTAGCTGGGAATAAAGGATGGAAAGGTCCACGCTCTTGGTGGCCAGGTCGCGATCCAGAAGAAAGCGGGACCTGTACACTGCCCTGTTGTCGTTTAGGGCTACAGCCTTGTTCATTGCCTCTATGGCTTGGGTGGGGCGGTTGAGGTCTCGCAGGATTATAGCACGATAAAGGTGGGGTGTTGGGTCCAATGGATCCAGCTCTTGGGCTACATCAAGAAGGTCTAAGGCCTCATGGAACCGTTTCAATTGATACAACATCTTGGCCCAGTAACTCAGAAACAGAGACCTGCGAGGCTCCAGCAGGACCGCTGTGGTGATCTCCTCCATGGCCCCTGCCACGTCCCCTCGTCTCATCCTGGCCAGGCCCAGTCCGAGGTGAGGCTCGCCCAAGCCTGGAGCCAACCTCATGGCCAACCTGAATGCCTCCTCTGCCTCATCCACCTGCCTGCGGGCTAGCAAAATGAAGCCAGCAACGGTGTGAACCTCGCCGTCATGAGGGGCGAGTTTTCTGGCCAGCTGGATTGTACTCCACGCTCCGCTCATATCATCGGATCCAAAAAGCAACCTTGCCAGGTTCGTGAGAGCCAGCACGTTTTCCGGCTCCAACTCCAGGCACATGCGCACTGCCTTTGTTGCACTTTCCACGTCGAAGAAGGACTGGTAAACATAGGACATGAGAATCCACACGGTGGAGGATGTAGGATCAGCTTCTACACCCTTTTTGCTGGCATCCAATGCTTCGGTTTTCTGGCCCAAAGCAAGCTGGGCCAAAGCCAGGAGGCTCCAGGCCAAGGCGTTCTCAGGCCTTCTAGCTGTCACTTCCAGGAATAGCCTTTTGGCATCCAGTACCTCTCCGCCCAGAAGGAGTCCAAGCCCACTTACGAGTGTTTCTCGATCTGGATGGGCGGGCGGGATGTCTTTTTCGGAGATTATGGAAGGTACAAAAAGGGTCCACTGAACAGCGTCATGTGGCGAGATCATGAGCCTCTTCTGGGGGGCAACCCCTGGACGCGCCACCGCCTGTTCTCGAGCCCCGACTTCAACAATTCCCATTTCATTCCAGGCCTTGACCAAACCTTCCAGAACACTTAAGACCACTGTGCCATCCTCGGCCACCTTGAGGTCCAACTCCGTTCCTCTAATTCCTACTGTCAGCGCAGGAGACCTGATCTCCACCATTGCTTCCTTGTTCTTGTTGCGAATCCAGATCTGACCTGCCAGCATTTGGTACAGGGACCGAGCTCCGAAATAGGCTGCGGGAACTATCTTTCTAAGCTTTATCCAGGCGCTGGAGGCTGAAACCTGCTCCATCACAAGACGGCTTCGCACATTGAGTTGTATCAGCGTCTCATCGGCCATGAGGATGGAGGCCCTACCATGTACCCCAGTCAGCACCACGTCCCGTGGGTATAGAGCCGTGTCCGCCTTGGCCTTCTCTTGGAGGTTCTCCCTTGCCCTTATCACCTCCACCTCGCCCTTCGTGTGTATGATCCGCCCAACCGGTTGATCTGAGGGGCCCGACTCAGCCAAAAGCATGCATGGCCCAGAGATCAGGAAGAGGAGGCATAAAAGGGCTATGCCAAAGCCCTGAAAATGGGCCTCCTAAAATCCGTGGATTCCTCTTGCTGGCATGGGAACCTACCTCATATCTAAAGGAACCTTGAATGGGGAGACCACCTTTCCCCGGCCCAAGAAGGCACCTGCGCATGGCCTCTGAGAGCTGAAGATGGAGTAGTTGGTCCCAATAAACTGGATTGCCCCCAGGATGACCCTCCCTCTTTCATCCCTGCGCATAGTCATCCTAACGTAGCCATTGAGATATAGACCACCTTCTGAAATATCGCTTTCCAAGACGGCCACAAAATCTAAGTTCGTGCCTAGCACAGGCATGATGGTGAGCATTAGTGGAACCCATGATCCGTGGGCGAAAAAAAAGATTTGAGCTTCCAACCGCGGTAACTCATCCTGGAGTTCCACAAGCTCCTTTACCTGGAGGTAACCCTTGCTCTTGTCCTTGACTCTTTCCAAGAAACCCGGCCCGTGGCAGAAGCCCACCGAATGCGTGGAAACCTTTAGCCACTGACCTACCCATATGGCCAAACTATTGCTGGCATCATCTCCCCAGAGTCTTGTGGGACAAATAATCAAGCCCGTGGCCAGTATGAGGGCAGCAAGCACCTTTGTGCTTCCCATGTGGCACCCCCCTTTTATCCATGTCCCTGGTACAAGCCCCGCATGCCAATGACCTTCTTTGCGAAATGCAATGACATAGCCCCTCCCCAGGCTAAAACTGAAAAAATAACTGAGGGCAAGACTTGACTTGACGCCAAATGCCACGTGCTGAAAGGGGCCCTTTGTCCTGTTGGAGCTTGCCGGATTGTAGGTGTCATGCTTTACAATTGTCAACAAAGATAAATCAAATCCATTGCAATTCCATAGCCCTTCAAGAGGTGAAAAAAGCACTTGTTAGGGAGGGGCTCAGTTGTACCCGAGTATCAGACTCTTAGTGCTGGAATATCTTGAGCTCAGCCCTGCATCATCCATTGGTGGTGCGCTGTACCTTGTGCCAAAAAAGATGGGATTTTTTGCCAGGCAAAAGCAGCTTGACATATTTTGGAGTGCAAATGAGCTTTGATCAGGGCAGCCAGGGACAAAGGCTTTGGGGGCTGTGGACCCCAAACTCTCAGTTTTACAGAGCCGGTGAGAGGAGTTGAACCTCCGACCCGCTGATTACGAATCAGCTGCTCTGCCTCTGAGCTACACCGGCCAAATCTGCCCTATTTTGCTGTCAATGCATCTCTTGTGTCAAGGCGCGGGTTCCATGCTCTGATCCACCCTCGCGCCCCAAGGGACAATATCCTGTCCGCCGCTGTGATGTAGGGGTCTTGCTCATGCCCGTACTTGCTCGTATATGGAAAAGGCATTTCGGATCAGGGCTTCCAGCAGCCTGTAGGTGTTGAAGAAATCCTCCAAACGCATGAGGCTGGTGGGAGAGTGGCTGTATCTGCATGGCACCGCCACCACTGCTGTGAGAACTCCCCTTCCGCTTGAGTGGATCGCACCTGCGTCCGTAGATCCCACAAGGGGGGTCTTGATCTGATAGGGGATGTCCAATTCTTCTGCAATAGCGAGTATCAAATCCACCAACTTTTCCGGCACTATTAGGCTCTTGTCCATGGCCGTCACCACAGGCCCCCCTCCCAAAACAGAGACCATTTGCCCTGCCTTTATCCCTGGAGTGTCTGTGGCCATGGTGCCTTCCACAGCCAAAGCCATATGAGGGCTCCACCTCTGGGCAGCCACCCTGGCCCCTCTTGATCCCACCTCCTCGCTGGAGGAGAAGGTCACCACGATACGCCACGGCAATATGTCCTTGGCAAGGCTCTCCAGGATCAAAAGCAAAAGGGCACATCCCACCCTGTCGTCCAAGGCCTTGGCCATGATTGTTCCCTGGCCCAGAAGTCTCAAGGTCTGAGGGATCAAGGCAGCACAGCCCAACCTGATCCCCATCTTGTTTAGCTCCTGGAGGCTGGTGGCCCCCACGTCCACGAAAAGGTCCCCCCAGCCCAGCACCCTGTTCCTCTCCTCTGTCTCCAGCACATGAGGTGGGACCGAGCCTATGAGACCATAGTAGTAGCGGCCTTTTGTTGACTTTACCAAAATGGTCTGTCCCGGTAGGAGGCGCACATCCCATCCCCCCAGGGGGGCCAGCCTGAGGAAGCCGTCTTTTTCCAGTCCCTTGACCACGAATCCCACCTCGTCCATGTGAGCGGTCAGCATTAGGGTGAATTCTTCCCCAGGATTCAAGACTGCATAGAGGTTTCCCAGGGCATCTGTATGCACCTCGTGGGCAAGGGGTAATACCCTGGCTTGAATGATATGGCGCACCTCGGCCTCGAATCCGGAGACTCCAAAGGCCTCGGTGAGTTCCTTGAGAAGATCCAAGACATGGTTCTCATCTATCTTTTGGTTCATGATTTGTTCCCTCCCCCTACGGCATTGGGTTATTCAGAATATTCAGCGCTGGAATTCCCTGGAAGAGATCTCTAGGTTTGCTTTTCTGATCACATGCCAGGCTTCTTCCTGGTTCATGTCAGGTGGGGCTTCCACAGGTGCGAAACCCTTTGGGGCTACCAGGGAGGTCAGGCGGTTCAACCAGAAGCCTCTGTGTTCCCTCAAGGCCTGTCTGAAGAGCTCCGGGTAGTCTTGCTTTCTCATCATTCCCATGAGAAGGCCCCTTACGTGTAATGCATGAATGCCATGACCCCTAAGCTCCTCCATGTCAATGCCCACATCCCTCTGGAATGTGAAGACCAGCACAGGCCGGCCTGGTTCCCCCAAGCCTCTGAGAAGCCCGCGATAGAACCACCTGTGAAGTATGCCCGCCATGTAACAGCCCAAGACCCAGTCCGGCCTTATGGCGTGCACAGCCTTTCTTAGGCTGCGGCCCATCTGCTCTGCCCTATGCTCCAGAAAGCTGTAATAAGACTCCAGGAGTGCCTGATCCCTCAGCCATGGGAATCGCTTTGGAGCCTCCAAGCTCCAAGCCACGGACTCCTTGGGCTCGCCCAGGTGCTGCAGAAAGGCTTCAAAGGGGGCTTTCCCAAAATCCACACCACTTCCAAAAAAAAGAGGATTTCTGCGATACATCTCAAGATCCAGGACCAGACCAGCTGCAGCCGGGTGATTCCTGGACCAGTATGCGGCCACCCTTGCTGAAGAGACCACCTCTTTTTCCCAGAATTCTCTGTCCCATGGGGATGGCGCACTCCAGTCTTTCCCCTCGACCCCCACTGCATGGGATGGCAAGGTTCTGGTGTGAGGCCCTCCTGGATAGTTCAGACCCAGGAGCCACCTCACATCTGAATGGGCCAGCAAAGATGCCATGTTCTCCCAGGCCTGGAAAAGCAAAGCTCTTTCCTTTTCCGATCCCCAGGCCCCCAAGAGCATCTGGGGGTGGGCCACTCCCCAGAAGCTGTTTAGACCCGATACCATCATTCTGTAGGCCAGGCTTCCCAGCTCCTGGGCATCCTTGTCCATGTGAGCCCAGCCACAGCGAACACCTTCCCTAGAAATCCATCTGTGGGATGGCTTCAAAGGAGTTGGCTGAGGCCCCTGGGCTGGGCTCCAGAGATGAATCTCCTTTGTGCTGACAGGAGGAGCTTCAGCAAAAGGCTCTTCCAGGACAGCAAAGTCTGCTTTGGGGGGAGGTGGCAGAGAATGGTCCGTGGAAGTGGCATGAGGAAAATCAGCATCTTTTAACCTGCCCAGCAGATTTCTCAAAAAAGCTCTTAGGCGTGATTCCTCCACCGGCATGGGCAGCATGGGAGAAGCCGGTTCTTTGGAATTGGCACCCCCATGGGTGAGCACATGACGGGCCATTACCAGGACCTTTCCTTTTCCGCATCCCGCAGCGGCCGCCAGGGTGAAGGGACCTTTTTTTCCGGCCTCTTCCCTCAAAAAAGCCGAGTCATAAGAGCGAACCAAAGACAAGACCCCAAGCCCAATTCTCAGAGAGGGGGTTCTGTCAAAGATCATGGGGCCTTGGATGCCTGGGCTCCCAAGCCCGTCCTGCTCAGGCAGCACCAGGGGGGATTTCCAAAGGGGAGCATTGAAGAAATTCTCTTCATCCATCACCCAATCGTCTTGGATCTGGATAGAAACCCCCAGCCTATGGAGCAAGAGATTGAAGAGATACCTGTCGTGGTCTGCCACCTGATTCACTTTGCTGCCAGAGGATGGGCCCAGGATCAGGATCCCACCTCCGGTCACAAAATCCACCAGTGGTTGAAGCTCTGCCAGGCTCATGCCTGTGCCTGGTGCTCCGGGGGAAGGGCCGCAAAGCAGCACCACCAGGCAGGAGTCTCTGAGATCCTGGCGAGTCAGGCGTGGGTAAAAGGGCCTGTACACAGGCAGGAAGCCTGCCAGGCTAAGATTGTCCATTAGTCCGGCCAATACGCAAGGAGGATTCATCTCCAGGTCCACTATGAGGGCTCGCTCCCATGGCGAAGCAGTAAGGGGCCAAAAGCACAGAGAGATGGCCAGAAAAAAGAAGGCAAGAAAATGGAGCTTCATGGGCCAGCTCACCTAAAAACCAGATCTCCCATACACAAAAGGCTAAAATTTCCGATCAAGTCCATATTTGGGATCATCAGCCAAGGCTGCTCTTGGGAAGATGGGCCCAAGACCCCATGCTACAGTCAGCCATCTCAAGGGTCAAACCCCCCGGCTTCCTGATTCCTGGATCCGTTTGACCCAAGAACTCATGCCCCGCCTCATACACGTACAAAGGGGTCAACCCAGATCATTTTCCAGGACAGGTGAGCCTGGGTGCCATACACCCAATCCCCAGGCTGGGTTTAGCTGTTTTCAGGCCCCAAGAAGCCACACCCCCATGGGAAAGCCAGAGTGGGTTTGAGCACAAATCAGTTCATCTCTGGATATCTTGAAGAGTACAGGCCAAGAGAGCTTGGGAGGTGAGGCCAGAGGCCGTCATGGCCTTATCTCATGAAATGAAATTTTGCTTTTGATTCTTTATTTAGCTTTTCTTGGGAGGTCCTGTGCGCTCAAGTACCGCCAGATAAAGGTCAGAGCGGTCTTCATATAAGGTCAAAAGCAAAGGCAGGTCTTTTACCATGCGCCTTAGTTGCGGGAATATGGGAAGGGGATCCAGGGGAAAAGGCACCACATCCCTTATGCGCTCCACGAAGAGCCTTCCCTCTGGATGGCTGATGACCAGTCGTCCGGATGAATTGAGCATCCTTGCGCAGTTGGCCAGAGCCCTGGGCTTATCCACCAAATTGGAGAAGACCGCGTTCATGAAGATCACGTTGAACCACCCGTCTGGGAGTTTCATTTCCGCTATGTCCGAGAGATGGGTTTGCACATCCGGATACTTCTCTGCCAGACGGGCCAGCATCCTGGCCGAGATTTCACAGGCCACTATGGTGCCTGGTTTATATTCACGTATAAGCGGGATAAGAACCCCAACCCCGGCTCCCACATCCAGCACACGATCTCCAGGTTGTATGGAAGCGGCCTCCACTATTACTTCAAGATTTCTAAGGATGTGGGGAGGCTGGTCCTGATCGAACAACTCCACCACCCCGTCGAAATAATGTGCCTGTTTCTGGTTTGTAAGGAGTTGTTCTCCAGGCTCCATGGATTCACACATAAAATCTCCTTTTAATCGAGAAAAACAAGAGGTTCTTGGCAAATGTGCTTCACAGATCCCTGGCCTAGTGACTGGGAAGAAATCCCATGGGCGCGAAACCCTTCAAAACATCCTGCAGATGCTCCTTCCAGCACCTATTCCAGTGACGACCTTGCCCACACAAGAGATGCTGATCAGATGACTCTGGTCAGGCCTGAAAGCTTTAGAATTCAATCCCGTGAATCTTCCTTCCAGGCTCATGGCAGAGGTTAGATGACCTTGTTTAGGGAATACTCTATGATTCCCTGAGCTCCGGCCTCCTGCAGCTTGGGGATGATCTCCCGCACCACTTCCTGATCCACTATGGTCTCGATGGCAAACCAGTCCTGCCCGTAAAGCTTTGAGATGGTGGGGGCCTTGAGGCTTGGGAGCACGGCCACCACATTGGAGATATCCTCCTCGGAAACATTCATCTTGAGGCCCACCTTCTTGTATGCGGCCATGGCCCCTTTGAGCAGAACCCGGATCTGCTCTATCTTTCTGTGCTTCCAAGGGTCCTCCCATGCCAGGGGGTTGGCTATTAACTGGGGGGCCGTGGTCATGAGTTCCTCTACGATCCTGAGCCCATTGGCCCTCAGGGTAGTGCCTGTCTCGGTCACCTCCACCACAGCATCTGCCAGTCCCTCCAGCACCTTGGCTTCTGTGGCGCCCCAGCTAAACTCCACATCCACCCTTATGCCCCTGTGCTGGAAAAGCCTTCGAGTGAAATTCACCAGCTCGGTGGCCACACGCTTTCCTTCCAGGTCCTGAAGAGTTCGCACAGGGGAGTCCTCGGGCACTGCCAGCACCCAGCGAGCCGGTCTTCTACTTACCTTGGAATATATGAGCTCCTCCAGGATCACCACCTTGGAATCGTTCTCCAGGATCCAGTCCCTGCCCGTAAGCCCCAGATCCAGGACCCCGCTTTCCACGTACCTGGAGATCTCCTGTGCCCTTATGAGGTAACAGGATATTTCCTCATCATCTATGCCCGGAAAATAGCTTCGATCCGGCAGTCTTATGTTCCAACCCGCCCTCTTGAATATCTCTATGGTTGCCTCCTGAAGGCTACCTTTGGGTATACCCAATTTGAGCTTTTCCATGAAGACCCTCCAGCCCCTCACAAAAAAGCCACCTTAAAGGGTGGCACCGGGCTAATGACCCAACCGGCTTTAATTCCTTAACTTTTTTACAACTCCATCAAGGTCCGTGTCAAGCCTCATGAGCCCAGCACATGCCCAGTGGATGAAATGGAGTGATTTTGTTTGGGCGCATTGCCTGGACCAAAAGACAGGCTGGGTTCATAATCGCAAAAGCAAAAGCTCTGAGTTGCGATCTTGGGCTCCCCCCCGAAGGGCCAAGCTCCGCAGTGGATCAGACTTCGGCCAGGAGGTGATCAGTGCCCACTGCTTCCATCAGGGGTGTGTCCATGTACTACAAGGAGGCCGGGCAGGGTTCTGCTCTCATACTGGTGCCAGGCCTTGGAGGTGACTCCAGGGCCTTCAACCCCATATTTCCGTTCATGAGAAAAAAGGGGTTTCGCCTGGTGGCATTTGATCCCAGGGGGTTGGGAAGGTCAGAAAGCAGCCTTGAGGGGGTCTCCATGGAGCAGCTGGTCCTGGATGTACTGGGACTGGTGGATCGTCTTGACATAAGAGAAGCCTTTTTCTTGGGAGCATCCCTGGGTGCCCTGGTGGTTAAGAACCTAGCTGTGGCTTGTCCCCGGCTGGTCAAAGGCCTCATTCTTTGCACTCCTCCGCCCGTGAGCGGTCCCCTTGCCATGCAGTGGAGCAAGAGGCTCAAAGAGCTCATAACTGAGTCTCCCATCAACGAGCTCATGGCCAGGCTTCTGGAAGCCATGGTATCTCCGCAATATTGGACAAAGAACAGAGTGGTATTACAGGAGTTGGCCTCACAATACGGCATGGATGAAAGAACCCGCAGGGCCATGATGCGACAGCTGGAAGTCTGGACAGAGCAGGAAAATGAATGGTTCTTGCCAGAGGTTCCTTGCCTTATACTTGGGGGTGAGCAAGACAGGCTGGTGGGCAAAGAGGAACTCAAGAGAATTTCCCAGCTCATACCTGGTAGCAGGCTGGTGATTTTGGAGGGAGTGGGACATCACTTGATCCTGGAGGCTCCTTGGCGAGTGGCCCAGGAAGTTTTCCGCTTTGCCCAGCAAGCCATGGGAAAGATGGAGGCTTGATCAAGACCGGTGGCTCCCATAGAATGCGGTAAATAGGGTGGGCAATAAAGCTCTAGGAGGAAACCATGAAAGGGACCTTCAGGAAGACCATAGTCTTAATAGTTGTTCTGGTCACAACCATGGCTCTTGTTCCCCAGGTGTGGGCATACAGGGATTGGGATTCCACTCCCATGGAAGTGGATGCCTGGGTTCTGCGTCCCTTTGGCATAGCTGCCACGGTGTTGGGTGCAGCAGGCTTCCTGGTGGCACTTCCCTTTGCCGCCTTGACAGGCACTACGGAAGATGCGGCCCAAGCCCTTGTGGTGGCTCCATACAAGTTTACCTTTGAAAGGCCCATGGGCTATCCCACGACCCGTTATGAGGATGGTAGCTGGTAGGAAGTTGGTGCTGGCCACAACATTGCAGCGTGGGAAGAACCCTTGGGGGAGCCGGAAATAGAGCTGGCTTGGACATGACTCCAGCATCAGGCCCGCCAGCCCATGAAAGATCCAGATAAAAGGGCAAGGGGACTGGAACTGTTGCTGCAGTTGAGCCTCGAGATCTGCTCTCAAAGGGATCTGGAGGCAATTCTGCAGCGCATTTGGGAAGAACTCAGCCTTGTCCTGGATGCCGAGCGGAGTTCTATTTTTCTCTTGGATGAGCAAACCCAGGAGCTGCGTTCGGTGGTGGCTCTGGAAAGCGAGGAGATACGTTTTGACAGGAAAAAGGGAATTGCAGGAAGGGTACTGGCCACAGGCCTTCCCATGTTGATCCCTGACGCGTACGCTGACCCGCGTTTCAACCCAGAGATAGACCGCATAACAGGTTTTAGAACCAAGTCCATTCTGGCCGTGCCATTGAGAGGCCCCAGCGGATCCTTGTTGGGAGTGGCGCAGGTACTAAACCGTAAAGACGGTAAAGCCTTTGACGAGGAGGACCTGGGTTTGCTGCAAGCCCTGGCCGATACTGCGTCCGTGGCCATTGAGAACGTTCAGCTTTACCAGGAGCAGCTGAAGGCCACCGAGGCAGTAATAGCTGCTCTTGTCAAAGGTTTGGAAATGAGGACTGAAAACAAAGGTGGCCATGCCTTCATTGTAAGGGCGTACAGCACAGTGATGGCAGAGGCCATGGGCCTGGATGCCAACAGGGTGAAAATTTTAGGTTGGGCAGCCTGCCTCCATGATCTTGGAAAACTGGCTGTGCCCGACAGGGTGTTGCGCAAGGGGGCTGTCCTTACAAAAGAGGAAAGACTCGCGTATGAGAAACATGCTTTTTGGACCAGGAGGCTCCTGGAACTGATGGAGTTTTCCGGGGACATGGCCGCAGTGGTGGATATAGCTCCTTTCCATCACAAGGATTTTGACGGAGGGGGGTTTCCTCAAGGCCCTCCCCAGGGCACTGAGGTGCCTGTTGAGGCCAGAATAATAGCTGTGGCTGATTCCCTTTGGTGTAAAATGAATCCTCGCTTCGGTGAGAAGCCCATGGGTTTGCAAGAGGCCTTGGCTTGGTTGGCTAGGGAGGCAGGCACAAGGTTCGATCCAGATGTGGTAGGAATTCTTCCAGCCATCCAACAGCAGTTACGCCTCTGTGAAAAAAAACTGGAACGAGAGCACAAAAGGTGACTGAGAAAAAAAGCGCTTGGGCCCAACCAGGTGTCTCTTACAAAAGGTTGTCCAGGCTGGAAGTACTGCGTCAAGTCAGCAAGACCCTGGTGTCAGAGAGAAATCTGGACAAGCTGCTGAGCCTGATTGCTGAGCAGACAAGCAAGGTGCTTTCAGCTCAAAGAACCACTCTCTATCTTGTGACTGAAGAGAAAGAGCAAAAAAACAAAGAAAAACGTCTTTTTTTGGTCAGCAGGGTTTCCCAAGGGACAGAAGAGATTCGTGTTCCCTTGGGCAAAGGAAGCATTGCTGGGGAGGTGGCGGCCTCGGGCTGTCTGATCAACCTGAAGGATGCATATCAAGATCCCAGATTCGATTCTTCATGGGATCGCATTACAGGCTTCAGAACAAGGTCCATGTTGAGTGCACCCATGAGGACACCGAGGGGTGAGGTGGTGGGTGTAGTACAGGCCTTGAACAAGAAAGGCTCCGAGGGGTTCGATGCAGATGACGAGGAGATGCTGACAGCCCTGTGTTCTCAGGCAGCCATGGCCATAGAAAACAGCCGTTACCTGGAGGCTCAAAGCAAGGCCTTCCTGAGTCTTATCCGAGGCCAGGCCGTGGCCATTGACGCCAGAGACCACATGACCGCAGGGCACACCTGGAGGGTGGCGGCTTATGCTGCGCAGGTGGGCCGTGCCATGGGATGGGAAGAGCAACAGATCCGCATCCTGGAATACGCTGGGCTCCTGCATGATCAGGGCAAGCTGGGCATTCCCGATGAGGTGCTCTTAAAACCCGGCAGCCTTACAGAGCGTGAGTTCAAGCTAATGAAGAGCCACGCTGCCAAGACCAGGGAAATATTAGGGGATATACGTCACCTCTTTCCCAGGAGCCTAAGAGATGTGCCCGAGATAGCCTCAGCCCATCATGAGAAATTGGATGGATCAGGATATCCGGAGGGTTTGCTAGGGGATCAAATATCTCCGGGGTCCAAGATCCTGGCCGT is a window from the bacterium genome containing:
- the hisG gene encoding ATP phosphoribosyltransferase, coding for MEKLKLGIPKGSLQEATIEIFKRAGWNIRLPDRSYFPGIDDEEISCYLIRAQEISRYVESGVLDLGLTGRDWILENDSKVVILEELIYSKVSRRPARWVLAVPEDSPVRTLQDLEGKRVATELVNFTRRLFQHRGIRVDVEFSWGATEAKVLEGLADAVVEVTETGTTLRANGLRIVEELMTTAPQLIANPLAWEDPWKHRKIEQIRVLLKGAMAAYKKVGLKMNVSEEDISNVVAVLPSLKAPTISKLYGQDWFAIETIVDQEVVREIIPKLQEAGAQGIIEYSLNKVI
- a CDS encoding M42 family metallopeptidase produces the protein MNQKIDENHVLDLLKELTEAFGVSGFEAEVRHIIQARVLPLAHEVHTDALGNLYAVLNPGEEFTLMLTAHMDEVGFVVKGLEKDGFLRLAPLGGWDVRLLPGQTILVKSTKGRYYYGLIGSVPPHVLETEERNRVLGWGDLFVDVGATSLQELNKMGIRLGCAALIPQTLRLLGQGTIMAKALDDRVGCALLLLILESLAKDILPWRIVVTFSSSEEVGSRGARVAAQRWSPHMALAVEGTMATDTPGIKAGQMVSVLGGGPVVTAMDKSLIVPEKLVDLILAIAEELDIPYQIKTPLVGSTDAGAIHSSGRGVLTAVVAVPCRYSHSPTSLMRLEDFFNTYRLLEALIRNAFSIYEQVRA
- a CDS encoding HD domain-containing phosphohydrolase is translated as MKDPDKRARGLELLLQLSLEICSQRDLEAILQRIWEELSLVLDAERSSIFLLDEQTQELRSVVALESEEIRFDRKKGIAGRVLATGLPMLIPDAYADPRFNPEIDRITGFRTKSILAVPLRGPSGSLLGVAQVLNRKDGKAFDEEDLGLLQALADTASVAIENVQLYQEQLKATEAVIAALVKGLEMRTENKGGHAFIVRAYSTVMAEAMGLDANRVKILGWAACLHDLGKLAVPDRVLRKGAVLTKEERLAYEKHAFWTRRLLELMEFSGDMAAVVDIAPFHHKDFDGGGFPQGPPQGTEVPVEARIIAVADSLWCKMNPRFGEKPMGLQEALAWLAREAGTRFDPDVVGILPAIQQQLRLCEKKLEREHKR
- a CDS encoding methyltransferase domain-containing protein, which codes for MCESMEPGEQLLTNQKQAHYFDGVVELFDQDQPPHILRNLEVIVEAASIQPGDRVLDVGAGVGVLIPLIREYKPGTIVACEISARMLARLAEKYPDVQTHLSDIAEMKLPDGWFNVIFMNAVFSNLVDKPRALANCARMLNSSGRLVISHPEGRLFVERIRDVVPFPLDPLPIFPQLRRMVKDLPLLLTLYEDRSDLYLAVLERTGPPKKS
- a CDS encoding alpha/beta hydrolase, with translation MPTASIRGVSMYYKEAGQGSALILVPGLGGDSRAFNPIFPFMRKKGFRLVAFDPRGLGRSESSLEGVSMEQLVLDVLGLVDRLDIREAFFLGASLGALVVKNLAVACPRLVKGLILCTPPPVSGPLAMQWSKRLKELITESPINELMARLLEAMVSPQYWTKNRVVLQELASQYGMDERTRRAMMRQLEVWTEQENEWFLPEVPCLILGGEQDRLVGKEELKRISQLIPGSRLVILEGVGHHLILEAPWRVAQEVFRFAQQAMGKMEA
- a CDS encoding tetratricopeptide repeat protein, whose protein sequence is MEVIRARENLQEKAKADTALYPRDVVLTGVHGRASILMADETLIQLNVRSRLVMEQVSASSAWIKLRKIVPAAYFGARSLYQMLAGQIWIRNKNKEAMVEIRSPALTVGIRGTELDLKVAEDGTVVLSVLEGLVKAWNEMGIVEVGAREQAVARPGVAPQKRLMISPHDAVQWTLFVPSIISEKDIPPAHPDRETLVSGLGLLLGGEVLDAKRLFLEVTARRPENALAWSLLALAQLALGQKTEALDASKKGVEADPTSSTVWILMSYVYQSFFDVESATKAVRMCLELEPENVLALTNLARLLFGSDDMSGAWSTIQLARKLAPHDGEVHTVAGFILLARRQVDEAEEAFRLAMRLAPGLGEPHLGLGLARMRRGDVAGAMEEITTAVLLEPRRSLFLSYWAKMLYQLKRFHEALDLLDVAQELDPLDPTPHLYRAIILRDLNRPTQAIEAMNKAVALNDNRAVYRSRFLLDRDLATKSVDLSILYSQLGLLSWAKNKAMASVKQDYTNFAGHIFLSGALLAMEGRGGAGSSELLQGQLLMPANSNSFNTFNDYTSFFERPSINGELSGSMGNFQHRATSFAAFGGIPSVNLAFNLGGSYEQTRGWRENSFYRFNDLAGAFKWDPTPRDGLMFIMTHPNTKAGDIGYEVDSPPDPYEWNRTRLTRTEFGYHHHLGPQSDLLFFFTHLKVDGSMLLHSSTRILMPPPPPFVLEEFQYIDYHRPYYQAQAQYRFGLGGHQIILGTVQHLGEHGAESQTRSYLKLLGFRFGLPMSWTGYDLDTRFHSYYIQDTWKLNPWLTLEAALYSDHMNRNNVFSGSQWAIHELNPRLGLIIQPTPQDTIRLAAFRYITPFQARRLDPTEVAGVTIFRSTLEGSLTKEADLVWEHEWSDGFFSLNPFYLEREYPYKNRQAGLEQMVRTYGRVKGFESALNQILWHGLALNVGYRYMEVDDEDYPLVNRKDHLLSLGLTYVHPSGFFASVSETYRHEDLKAHDRRDENIWLTDVQLGYIFPGRRGSASISVRNIFDRGFNWVTDPFVIQGRVPAREIIGKVALNF